One genomic region from Cellulomonas fengjieae encodes:
- a CDS encoding GAF and ANTAR domain-containing protein, which produces METSPCGQVATCGGGGSVSDRIMALAQLARVIASAPAEEPLPVRLCRAYVEVLGADGGAITLSSTTSQRLTLSTSDGVSAQIEDLQDVLGEGPGQDAYRSGQAVVTKVDGLGGRLFPVFSGLASSLTGPLTVWAIPMQPGEATLGVITVYRGTGELSYSLEDAQFLADSVGAALLDDPSAHGATPFAGWSNRARVHQATGMIVAHGGFTPEDALVILRAHAFAESTSLDRIASDVIEQRLGFTPWQTGGTTPTAPWDDGPKDHGP; this is translated from the coding sequence GTGGAGACGTCGCCGTGTGGCCAGGTGGCGACTTGCGGCGGGGGTGGCTCCGTGAGTGACCGGATCATGGCGCTCGCACAGCTGGCACGAGTGATCGCGTCCGCGCCGGCCGAGGAGCCGCTCCCCGTGCGGCTGTGTCGTGCGTATGTCGAGGTCCTCGGGGCGGATGGCGGCGCCATCACACTGTCGTCGACGACGAGCCAGCGACTGACCCTCAGCACGTCCGACGGGGTGTCGGCGCAGATCGAGGACCTGCAAGACGTCCTCGGCGAGGGGCCCGGCCAGGACGCGTACCGCAGCGGTCAGGCGGTGGTGACCAAGGTCGATGGGCTCGGCGGGCGGTTGTTCCCCGTGTTCTCCGGGTTGGCGAGCAGCCTCACAGGGCCGCTGACGGTGTGGGCGATCCCGATGCAACCGGGCGAGGCGACGCTCGGAGTCATCACCGTGTACCGCGGGACCGGCGAGCTGTCCTACAGCCTGGAGGACGCCCAGTTCCTCGCCGACTCCGTCGGCGCCGCGCTCCTGGACGACCCGAGCGCGCACGGCGCCACGCCGTTCGCGGGATGGTCGAACCGCGCCCGGGTCCACCAGGCCACGGGCATGATCGTCGCGCACGGCGGCTTCACGCCCGAGGACGCCCTGGTCATCCTCCGCGCCCATGCGTTCGCCGAGAGCACGAGCTTGGACCGCATCGCGAGCGACGTCATCGAACAGCGCCTCGGCTTCACGCCGTGGCAGACGGGCGGCACCACCCCAACTGCGCCATGGGACGACGGCCCGAAGGACCACGGGCCATGA
- a CDS encoding PAS and ANTAR domain-containing protein, which yields MTTAATMTVGQFTYSTGVPRWSWSDGMFALHGMAPGDVVPTRALFLSHVHPEDRSRVDNLLDVDLTGGQPAASEYRLVDLRGETRTVLIAMSAGSPADPPDSVRGLVVDDSDRHRRAVADGVNAELHRALESHAVIDQAKGALMAVYGVDGDAAFQLLRWASQQRNIRLRVLAERLMAAVQSAGGLGPQVRALVDETLVALLDDAAVPQQQARPAPLRFSFDHRAPVPTLRLVGCVDVMSMGDVSSALNRLIAAGRDRDSVAVDLRGVDRVGAVARFVLTAARRRSEGLGTTMRIVVDAQPASVGARAGSSPESHAAHAR from the coding sequence GTGACTACCGCAGCGACGATGACGGTGGGCCAGTTCACCTATTCCACCGGGGTACCTCGATGGTCGTGGTCGGACGGGATGTTCGCGCTGCACGGGATGGCGCCCGGGGACGTGGTGCCCACGCGCGCGCTGTTCCTCAGCCACGTACATCCCGAGGACCGCAGCCGGGTCGACAACCTCCTGGACGTGGACCTCACGGGCGGACAGCCGGCCGCCTCGGAGTACCGGCTCGTCGACCTCCGCGGAGAGACGCGCACCGTCCTCATCGCCATGAGCGCGGGCAGCCCGGCCGACCCACCGGACAGCGTCCGAGGGCTGGTCGTCGACGACTCCGACCGGCACCGCCGGGCGGTCGCCGACGGCGTGAACGCCGAGCTGCACCGCGCGCTGGAGTCGCACGCCGTCATCGACCAGGCCAAGGGTGCGCTGATGGCCGTCTACGGCGTGGACGGCGACGCCGCGTTCCAGCTTCTGCGCTGGGCCTCGCAGCAGCGCAACATCCGCCTGCGGGTGCTCGCCGAGAGGCTGATGGCGGCGGTCCAGTCAGCGGGCGGTCTCGGTCCGCAGGTCCGGGCCCTGGTGGACGAGACGTTGGTCGCGCTCCTCGACGACGCCGCCGTCCCGCAGCAGCAGGCCCGTCCCGCGCCGTTGCGATTCTCGTTCGACCACCGCGCACCGGTGCCGACGCTCCGGCTGGTCGGTTGTGTCGACGTGATGTCGATGGGCGACGTCTCCAGCGCCCTGAACCGGCTCATCGCCGCGGGGCGGGATCGGGACAGCGTCGCGGTCGACCTGCGGGGTGTCGACCGCGTCGGTGCGGTCGCCCGGTTCGTCCTGACGGCCGCCCGGCGACGCAGCGAGGGCCTCGGCACGACGATGCGGATCGTCGTCGACGCGCAGCCCGCCTCCGTCGGCGCGCGGGCCGGGTCCTCCCCGGAGAGCCACGCTGCCCACGCCCGGTGA
- a CDS encoding GNAT family N-acetyltransferase → MDARDVVVDGFRIQPLSPLTWDAFADLAERHNGVWGGCWCTYFHLYPELDEEFRGLDHREFKRRLVEAGRTHAALVFDGDVAVAWAQFGTVDELQNIHHRKEWERGLERRPDFRITCLFVDRDHRRSGMASVAVRGALALIAAAGGGLVESYPHDLPVGKKTSASFLYNATRTMYEELGFTYQRPKGKGNCVMTTEVAADTSAAS, encoded by the coding sequence ATGGACGCTCGGGACGTTGTCGTCGACGGTTTTCGGATCCAGCCGCTCAGCCCGCTGACCTGGGACGCCTTCGCCGACCTGGCGGAACGCCACAACGGCGTGTGGGGCGGCTGCTGGTGCACCTACTTCCACCTCTACCCCGAACTCGACGAGGAGTTCCGCGGACTCGACCACCGCGAGTTCAAGCGGCGGTTGGTCGAGGCGGGCCGCACGCACGCGGCGTTGGTGTTCGACGGCGACGTCGCGGTGGCGTGGGCCCAGTTCGGGACGGTCGACGAGCTGCAGAACATCCACCACCGCAAGGAGTGGGAACGAGGGCTCGAGCGCCGGCCCGACTTCCGGATCACGTGCCTGTTCGTGGACCGCGACCACCGACGCTCGGGCATGGCGTCCGTCGCTGTCCGCGGTGCGCTCGCGCTCATCGCGGCGGCGGGAGGTGGCCTGGTCGAGTCGTACCCGCACGACCTGCCGGTGGGCAAGAAGACCTCGGCGTCCTTCCTCTACAACGCGACCCGGACCATGTACGAGGAGCTCGGCTTCACCTATCAGCGGCCCAAGGGGAAGGGCAACTGCGTGATGACCACCGAGGTCGCCGCCGACACGAGCGCGGCGTCCTGA
- a CDS encoding aldehyde dehydrogenase family protein has protein sequence MTITSRPDIEVHRLAQHYVGGRAVPGEGSRVLERRSPVTGESTLVLVPATPGEVARAVAAADEARVAWRRTPAATRATALRAAAAAVRAQADELGAALCRSTGRLLSQSVESARVAADLLDEAAAAGTGAAGRVLGGPLSVLDVVRREPHGVVGVITPWNDPFPAAAGLIGAALVTGNTVVHKPSERSAAPGWHLARLIAEQLPAGVLDVVNGDGATGEALVADQRVALVAQVGSTATGRRIAAVAGARGARVLRENGGKDPLLVDDGVDPTWAAQQIATGAFTNTGQLCTSVERVYLHERVADAVLTELVDLCARLRVGDPADSSTDLGPLVDDEQLAVVERHVDDAVRSGARVLAGGARLEGPGAFYPPTVLDGCTATMEVMTEETFGPVAAVTRVPDFAAGLQLAASGRYGLAATVLTPHLDHALRAADELDVGTVKVNAVFGGAPGGSADPRRDSGAGAGYGPDLLDAMTVLKAVHIEALPPSGS, from the coding sequence ATGACGATCACTTCCCGCCCGGACATCGAGGTGCACCGGCTCGCGCAGCACTACGTCGGGGGCCGGGCGGTGCCGGGGGAGGGCAGCAGGGTGTTGGAGAGGCGCAGCCCCGTCACCGGCGAGAGCACCCTGGTGCTCGTCCCGGCCACCCCGGGGGAGGTGGCGCGTGCCGTCGCGGCGGCCGACGAGGCGCGCGTCGCGTGGCGCAGGACGCCCGCAGCGACCCGGGCGACCGCGCTGCGTGCCGCGGCCGCGGCGGTCCGCGCACAGGCCGACGAGCTGGGCGCCGCGCTGTGCCGGAGCACCGGACGGCTGCTGTCCCAGTCCGTGGAGTCGGCGCGCGTCGCCGCCGACCTTCTCGACGAGGCCGCGGCCGCGGGCACAGGTGCTGCCGGGCGCGTGCTCGGAGGCCCGCTGTCGGTCCTCGACGTCGTGCGCCGTGAGCCGCACGGCGTGGTCGGCGTCATCACCCCCTGGAATGACCCGTTCCCCGCGGCGGCGGGCCTGATCGGCGCCGCTCTGGTGACCGGCAACACGGTCGTGCACAAGCCGTCGGAGCGCAGCGCCGCCCCCGGCTGGCACCTGGCGCGGCTGATCGCGGAGCAGCTCCCCGCCGGGGTCCTCGACGTGGTCAACGGCGACGGGGCGACCGGTGAGGCGCTCGTCGCCGACCAGCGCGTCGCCCTGGTCGCCCAGGTCGGCAGCACGGCCACTGGTCGGCGCATCGCCGCCGTCGCGGGTGCTCGCGGTGCGCGGGTGCTGCGGGAGAACGGCGGCAAGGACCCGCTGCTCGTCGACGACGGCGTCGATCCGACGTGGGCGGCCCAGCAGATCGCGACCGGCGCCTTCACCAACACCGGCCAGCTGTGCACCTCCGTCGAGCGCGTCTACCTGCACGAGCGGGTGGCCGACGCCGTCCTGACGGAGCTCGTCGACCTCTGCGCGCGGCTGCGGGTCGGTGACCCCGCGGACAGCTCCACGGACCTGGGTCCGCTCGTGGACGACGAGCAGCTCGCGGTCGTCGAGCGGCACGTCGACGACGCCGTGCGGTCGGGTGCCCGAGTCCTGGCGGGCGGTGCCCGGCTCGAGGGCCCGGGGGCCTTCTACCCGCCGACGGTGCTCGACGGGTGCACGGCCACGATGGAGGTCATGACGGAGGAGACCTTCGGACCGGTCGCCGCGGTGACGCGGGTGCCCGACTTCGCGGCCGGACTGCAGCTCGCGGCGTCCGGGCGCTACGGGCTCGCCGCCACGGTGCTGACGCCGCACCTCGACCACGCGCTGCGCGCCGCCGACGAGCTCGACGTCGGCACCGTGAAGGTCAACGCGGTGTTCGGCGGCGCGCCGGGCGGGTCCGCCGACCCCCGACGCGACAGCGGCGCGGGTGCCGGGTACGGGCCGGACCTCCTCGACGCCATGACGGTGCTCAAGGCCGTGCACATCGAGGCCCTGCCGCCTTCCGGGAGCTGA
- a CDS encoding DUF2188 domain-containing protein, with amino-acid sequence MSDHPVHTVPGEGWWLNEIAARQVGERYATREEAVAAGRAEAQARHVEHHIHDEHGLVDRTENYSGA; translated from the coding sequence ATGTCAGACCACCCGGTGCACACCGTCCCCGGGGAGGGCTGGTGGCTCAACGAGATCGCCGCTCGGCAGGTCGGAGAGCGGTACGCGACGCGTGAGGAGGCCGTGGCCGCGGGGCGGGCCGAGGCACAGGCCCGGCACGTCGAGCACCACATCCACGACGAGCACGGTCTTGTCGACCGGACGGAGAACTACAGCGGTGCCTAG
- a CDS encoding GAF domain-containing protein yields the protein MSDYRDLSGRVEAEAALAQWCLGDFALRAAAHLGTDSECSITLRRTGHARRAASSSHRAGHCDDVENQEHSGGCIEAMDEMHAVLVPDLALEDRWHDWTQAALTVGFRSAAAFPSSAGPDAEIAFNVYSERVAPWTRDTIVRADMYAQQIGLVMGLVLNVTDLQAKLEAFQTALAAQAAIDQAIGAMMQNQGCTADEGLTILRSAAGNRNVDLPHAAAAVLGGLGGGRDAGGPPRD from the coding sequence ATGAGCGACTACAGGGACCTCAGCGGACGGGTCGAGGCCGAGGCCGCACTGGCGCAGTGGTGCCTGGGTGACTTCGCGCTCCGCGCGGCCGCGCACCTCGGGACGGACAGCGAGTGCAGCATCACGCTGCGCCGGACCGGCCACGCTCGGCGCGCGGCCAGCAGCAGCCACCGGGCGGGGCACTGCGACGACGTGGAGAACCAGGAGCACTCCGGCGGCTGTATCGAGGCGATGGACGAGATGCACGCGGTGCTCGTGCCCGACCTCGCCCTGGAGGACCGCTGGCACGACTGGACCCAGGCGGCGCTGACCGTGGGATTCCGGTCGGCAGCCGCGTTCCCCTCCTCCGCAGGACCGGATGCCGAGATCGCCTTCAACGTGTACTCGGAGCGGGTCGCCCCGTGGACCCGGGACACGATCGTGCGTGCCGACATGTACGCGCAGCAGATCGGCCTCGTGATGGGCCTGGTGCTGAACGTCACGGACCTCCAGGCCAAGCTCGAGGCGTTCCAGACCGCGCTGGCGGCCCAGGCGGCCATCGACCAGGCCATCGGCGCCATGATGCAGAACCAGGGCTGCACAGCGGACGAGGGGCTCACGATCCTGCGCAGCGCGGCCGGCAACCGCAACGTCGACCTGCCGCACGCCGCCGCGGCGGTGCTCGGGGGCCTCGGCGGAGGACGGGACGCCGGCGGTCCGCCGCGCGACTGA
- a CDS encoding DUF2243 domain-containing protein — protein sequence MTTTSHDGPADPKPPSIAPGLILGLGLGGFIDGIVIHQLLQWHHMVSHTPDHPMTTLEGLEANTFADGLFHSLTWVFVVLGMLLTLVAWRRGRLAPTWRFQIGLLVAGWGIFNLVEGIIDHHILELHHVRDDLGGPLVWDLGFLAFGAALLVGGWALHVSGRRALARRSVLA from the coding sequence ATGACGACGACGAGCCACGACGGACCAGCGGACCCGAAGCCCCCGAGCATCGCGCCGGGGCTGATCCTCGGCCTCGGCCTCGGGGGATTCATCGACGGCATCGTGATCCACCAGCTGCTCCAGTGGCACCACATGGTCAGTCACACGCCGGACCACCCGATGACGACGCTGGAAGGGCTGGAGGCGAACACCTTTGCGGACGGGCTGTTCCACAGCCTCACGTGGGTCTTCGTGGTGCTGGGCATGCTGCTGACGCTGGTCGCCTGGCGCCGGGGACGGCTGGCGCCCACGTGGCGGTTCCAGATCGGGCTGCTGGTGGCCGGGTGGGGGATCTTCAACCTGGTCGAGGGGATCATCGACCACCACATCCTCGAGCTGCACCACGTCCGCGACGACCTCGGCGGGCCGCTCGTGTGGGATCTCGGGTTCCTGGCGTTCGGCGCGGCGCTGCTCGTCGGCGGATGGGCGCTGCACGTGTCCGGACGCCGGGCGCTGGCCCGCCGGTCCGTCCTGGCGTGA